A window of Candidatus Tectomicrobia bacterium genomic DNA:
TGTCCGTCTGGGCCACCTCTTCCTATGTCGGGGACTTGGCGGCCACCCTGATGGTGCCGGTGCTGGTGCTGAGCGTCCCCATCTTCGACACGACGTTCGTCTCGTTCACCCGGCTTCTGCGCGGTCAGAGCATCGCCCAGGGCGGGCGCGACCACGCCTCCCACCGGCTCGTGATATTGGGCCTGAGCGAGCGGCGCACCGTCCTGCTCATCTACGCCTTCAGCCTCATCATGGGCGCGACCGCCGTTCTCTATTCCTACTTCACGATCTCGATATTTTTCGTGGTTTCGATGGTCCTGGTGTCGGGCGCGGTCGTCTTCGGCCTCTTCCTCGGCGAGGTGAAGATCGGCGAGGCTCAGTTGCCCGCCGTCATGGCCCAGCGCAAGTCGAACCCGCCCGCGGTGCTCTTCGCCACCGTGCTCCACAAGCGGTCCTTCGTCGAGATGCTCCTCGACGTGGTGAGCATCTGCCTGGCCTATTACACGGCCACCCTGCTGCGCTACGAGAACGAACTCACCGCGGAGCGCCTGACCATCGTGTGGCGCACCCTCCCCGTTCTCATCTCGGTGAAGCTGGTCTCCCTCTACGCCATGGGGCTCTACCGCAGCATGTGGCGCTACCTGGCCTTCGCCGACCTGATACATGTCTTCCGGGCGGCGACCATCGCCTCCGTGCTGAGCGTCCTGGCCGTCCTGATGATCTGGAATTTCAAGGGCTACTCGCGGACCGTCTTCGTCATCGACTGGCTGATCACCCTCATGCTCCTCTCGGGCACCCGGCTCCTCTTCCGGGGGCTGCGCGAGACGCTGCCGGGCATCCGCCGCAACTCGGGCAAGCGGGTGCTCATCGTCGGGGCGGGGGACGCGGGGGAGATGCTGGTGAAAGAGATGCTCAACAACCCCCGGCTGGGATACCAGCCGGTCGGCTTCCTGGACGATAACCCCGCCAAGCGGGGCCTGCGGATGTACGGAGTCGAGGTCATGGGCACCCGCGCCGACCTCGGCCGCATCCTGATCGAGGAGCGCGTCGAGGAGGTGGTCATCGCCATCCCCTCGGCCGAGGATGAGGCGCTCCTCGACTTTTTCGTCCGCTGTGGCGAGGTGGGAGTGCCCTGCCGGAGGATGCAGGCGGTCATTTGAGCCCGGCGTGCGGATGGGGTATTTTCCCTGTCCGTTGCCAGGTGCCCTTGCTCGCCCGCCCATCGGCGATTGGCTGTCGCAGGAGGACAGGAGGAGTGAGATGGCCCGCGCGATAATCGCTACCGTGGGTGAGTTGTTCGCCTTCCTCTGGGCGAACAAGCTGTGGTGGATGGCCCCGGTGGTGGTGGTCCTCCTGCTGTTCGCCGGGCTGATGTTCCTGGCCCAATCCAGCGCCCTGGCCCCCTTCGTCTACACCCTTTTTTAGCCGGAGCCGGGATGCCATTCCTGAAGCGCCTATGGGCGGGATGGAAGCGCGTTGCCCATAAGATCGCGCGCATCAACTCTCTGGTCCTGACGACGGTCCTGTACTATCTCCTCCTCCCGTGCGTTGCCATCCCCTTCCGGCTGGCGAAGGACCCCTTGCGGCTGAAGGAAGAGGCGGGATTCCTGCCGCGCTCCGCCGCGAAGCCCTCCCTCCAGGACGCAGGGCGGCAGGGCTAATTGATGCATATTCTCGGCATCAGCTGCTTTTACCATGATGCCGCGGCGGCCCTCCTGCGGGACGGGGTCCTCGTCGCCGCCGCCGAGGAGGAGCGCTTCAGCCGGGTAAAGCACGATTTCGGCTATCCGGCCCTGGCGGCGGAGTTCTGCATGAGGAAGGCGGGCATCCGGGCCGGCGACCTCGACTACGTCGTCTTCTACGAGAAGCCCTTCCTCAAGTTCGAGCGCATCCTGCTCACCGTCCTCCAGACCTACCCCCGCTCCCTCAAGGTGTTCCGGGAGGCCATGATCAACTGGTTCGGGGACAAGCTCTGGGTGAAGGGCATCATCCACAAGCGCCTGGGGGTCCCCCTGGAGAAAATATTGTTCGTCGAGCACCACCTCTCCCACGCCGCGAGCGCCTATTTCGTGTCCCCGTTCGAGGAGGCCGCCGTCCTGACCGTGGACGGGGTGGGGGAGTGGACCACCACCACCCTGGGCCGGGCCCGGGGCAACGAGCTCATCCTCGAGAACGAGCAGCGCTTCCCGCATTCCCTAGGCCTCCTCTACAGCGCCTTTACCGCCTACCTGGGCTTCGAGGTGAACGAAGGCGAGTACAAGGTGATGGGGATGGCCCCCTACGGGCAGCCTAAGTATGTCGAGGAGGTCTGGAAGACCGTCCAGCGCCACGGCGAGGGCGCCTTCTCGCTGGACATGGACTACTTCGCCTTCCACCGCTCCACCACCCAGAGCTTCAGCCCGAAGCTCGTGGAGCTGCTGGGCCCCCCCCGCAGGCCCGATAGCAAGTTCTTCACCCGGAGCTCCGGCTACCCCTCCTACTACGGTCCCAAGCCGCCCGATTTCGAGTCGGCCTGCCGGCTGAACGAGCACTACGCCGACGTGGCGGCGAGCATCCAGCGGGTGACGGAGGAGCTCATTCTCGATATGGCCAAAGAGCTCCACCGCCGCACCGGGCTCGACCGCCTGTGCATGGCGGGAGGCGTGGCCCTCAACTCGGTGGCGAACGGCCGCCTGCTCCGGGAGTCGGGTTTCAAGGAGATCTACATTCAGCCCGCGGCGGGGGACGGCGGAGGGGCCCTAGGGGCCGCCCTCTATGTCCACAACGCCGTGCTGGGCCTCCCCCGCTCACCCGTGATGGGGCACGCCTACTGGGGGGAGGAGTACGGCCCGGCCGAGGCGGCGGGCCAGCTCCGGGAGGCGGGCGCTCAGTGGGAGGAGATCGGGGACGAGGAGAAGCTCCTCGAACGCGTGGTGGACCGCCTGCTCCGGGGCGAGGTGGTGGGCTGGCACCAGGGGCGCTTCGAGTGGGGACCCCGGGCCCTCGGCAACCGCTCTATACTGGCCAATCCGGCGCGGGAGGAGATGAAGGAGATCGTCAACACCAAGATCAAGTTCCGGGAACCCTTCCGGCCCTTCGCCCCCTCGGTGCTGGCGGAGCGGGCGGGGGAGTTCTTCGAGCTGAAGGAGCCCGAACGACATTACCCGGCCCGGTTCATGCTGCTGGTGGCCCCCGTCCGCGAGGAGAAGCGAGATGTCATCCCCGCCACTACCCACGTGGACGGCACCGGGAGACTCCAGACCGTTTTCCGGGAGACCAACCCCCTCTACTACCGGCTCATCGAGCGATTCGGCGCCGTCTCAGGTATCCCGGTCGTCCTCAACACCTCCTTCAACCTCCGAGGGGAGCCCATCGTCAACACTCCGGCCAACTCCTTCCGCACCTTCATGGCCTCCGAGATGGACGCCCTCGTGATCGGAAATTTCCTGCTGTCGAAGAATGGTCTATAGACGGCCGCCCAAGGACATGCGGGATGGGATGACATCTCTTGGATTCCCTGCTTTGCAGACGTTTCCAACCGAACCAGGGCATGAGCAGCCCCGGTGAATGGGAAGCAACGATGAAGAGAGTTCGCCGAATCCAGTCTATTTCTCTTCTCATGTTCCTTGCCGTCCGTGCCGCTCACCACCCCATCCCTGAAACTGACGAGTTCCAGATGCGCGCTCCTGAACGAAATTTCCACTGGCCGGGGTCGTAGACTGGCATATCAAGAAAATATCATCTTTGGTCTTCGAGGCGGCACCTTATGCGGTTTCCAAGCCGATAACGTGCAAAAGGCTTTCCCGGCAAAGAAAGAAGGCGAAGCAGGTTCGGCAGAGGGAGTTCGCCAGCGTTCCCACCCAGCCCGCGGCGAGGGCCGTCTCTGCCGAAGGCTCCGTCGCCGCGTCGATGGGCTTGTCGACATCTGGATGACTGAGGGTGACGCCGCAATGATATTTGATATGAAAGTCTGGGAGATCCCTATTGCCGGAGTTTGGCGTGGTTCTGGGCACGATATTCCAGAACGATCAACCCGGATAAAGCCTAAGCGCTAAATTCTTTCCGAAGCGCAGATCTAAGGAACGTCAACCGCTCGATCAAGGTGATAAACCACACTAGATAGAAGTTCCGCGAGCGGAAAGGCATCGGAAGCCGAGCATTTTCTCAAGACTTCCTCCCCTGTCGCGAAGGGAAGGTTGAAGCTTCGGGGCAGAGCCAGGAAATCAAATATGATCCAGATGTCTTCGCGCGTTTCCTGGCGAAAAAGGGCGGGTGTTCCTTCTCTAAGCCCTCGCAGGAGCCATCGCAGGTCATATCCCTCGTAGAACGAAGGGGGCGCGACCACCTGAGTCCTGAGCATATTCACCTTCATCAGGGGATGATGGAAGTATCCAAAAGCACGTTGGTTCACGCGGGAATGCAGGTAGATCAACCCGAGCCCGAGGAGCTCAAAGGCGGCGTGCACAGGCGTTCCGGATTCCCACCTTAGTTCCCAAAAGCGGCTGGTGCCATTGGCCGAATGAATGAGATGGACGGCCTTACCGTCGTCGGTTCCGTCTTCGAAGAAGCCTGAGGCGACTGGCATCTGGTTCGCCCAACCGTCCATCAGGCCCAATTCCGTCAGATTGGCGATGGCGCCCTCCAGGAGCACCTCGGGCCTCCTTTCGTCGGGATCGAGGCGGATCTGCCCGGAACCGTGCCAGTTCTCCTTGGAGGGTGTTCGGTTGGGCCAGTGGGGCGGCATGTTCCAGTAGAGGGTGGTGCACAACTCCCTGAAGTCCGCCGGGCTCCGATCTAGACCGTTGAGGCGGAGGCAAGCCGCTCGATCGGTCAATTCTTCCAATCCCCGGAGTCCCAAAAAGACTGCTACCGTTTCCCAGTACCCGTTGTAGATACTCATGTTTCCCTTTCGCCTCCCATACCGAAGAGAGCTGGCCGCAAGATGGTCATGGCGAGAGCCCTCCTTCTGTGGCCTGTGGCGGGGCCATATCTCCTGGAGGTGCTCCTCTTCCCACAGCTCGATCATTCTGGGGTTTCCATGGTTTCCTTCCCGGCCTGCCCATGCCCCGCTGGTCCATTCCGACTTCATTTTTGCCTGAGCCACTGCAGGACTGCCCAGGTCGCTTCCAGGTCCTCCCGGTTGTAAGCCAGGATCTTCTCCATGAGCGCGTCCCGCCTGACAGCGTCTTCGGTTTCGGTGGCCTCGATGTATCGGGCGATGGCCCAGTCTCCCCCGTTTTCCTTCTGGCTCCGCCGGAAGCCCACGTACTCTTCCACCACTTTGAGGCTGTAGCTGGGGAGGGGCAGGGCGATCGAGTCGCGCACGATCGGGAGCAGGTCCAGGAGGTTGTGCAGGACCTGCTGGGCCACCCCCTCCCAGTCCCCAAAGCGCTCCATGTATATTTTGATCTTGGTTTTCTCGTACGAAGCCCAGTGGACGAAGGGGATGTTCCCATAGGCTTCGAAAACCCCCCGCGCCAGTTTCAGAAACCCCTCCCAACCTTCCCGATCCCCCTCCTCCCCGAAGCCCCCCGTCGCCGCCCGGAACTCTCCCGGCCTCTCCCCGAACACTTGCATGCCCCACAGGTAAATCTTTTCGACGTCGTCCAGATGGGGAGGGAGGCCCTCCAGGTCGAACATGGCAAAGTTCGGGTGATGAGGGAGTCGAAGCGGGCAGAACACCAGCTCCCGGCCTGAGGCCAGGGACTTTGCATTCCGCAGGATTCCCGCCGCGCTTTTCCCCACCCGATGGAACCTCTGCCCCCATGGCCGCTTGAACTCCGATAGGCGGGCTTCTGGGAACTCCCGGAGAAGGTCATCGTAGGAGCGTATTCCCTCCTCCCGCAGCGCGATCGCCAGACCCTGGTCCACCCCGACGACCAGGGCCACGTCGTGTAACACCTCCGCCCTGGGCCAGCAGCGCCGCCGGAAGCCGCAGCCCCCGCACTTGGACCAGCCGACCGGGCTGTAGGGCTCCTCCTTGGCCAGCCGAAGCGCCAGGATCCGCTCGAGGACCTCTAGTGCCCGCTTCCCCCCATCGTAGGGGATAACGACAATTTCACCATTTCCCGAATAGATCTCCAGCCGGACCGGGGGCCGCCCGGCAACCTGCTCGTAGAGCCAGCCGTAGAGCTGGAGCTGGAGGAGGATCTCCGGGTGAGCCTCCTGGTCAATTCGGCGAGCGAGCTTGGCGTCCCGGAGAAGGTGCCCCGGATCCTCCCGAATCAGGAAGTCGGGCTCTCCCACGATCTCCACCCGGACCCCGCCCAGCGCGGCCACCGCCCGCAGGACCGGCCGGTAGAGCACAGGATGATCCCCTTGGAGCGCCTCCAGTGTCTGGCGTTCCCGTTCCTCCCGGCTGCCCTGCCGGAGGTCCAGGACTTCCGGGAAGGAAGCCAAGTGTGCCTGTTCGTGGCGCTCGCCCAGGCGGAATATGAGCTGCTCGAAGGGCCCCGGCTCCGCCTCGGGCTCGCCGAGGTGGCGGAGACGGACCCGCAGGCCGCACTCCGCAGGCTGGTATAGGAAGTGGATATCTGAAGCGGCGAGGTGCAAGGCGTCCTTGTTCATGGGTGTAAGAGCCATGAGTGCCACCTCCGAGTGAAGTCTCCTCTCTTCCTCCCGCGCGAGTAGAGTCGGGTTAGAGGGCAAGTTTTGGAGATCGGGCTACCCTGCGACCGGATTTGGCATGAAGCACCCTCGGTATGGCCGATGCGGGGCCACCCCCTCCTTGAGCCAAAAATCCTTTTGGGCTGGGAGCCCGCCCAGGCCCCCATTCCTGGCCCTGGGCGGGCTCCTGATGGACTGATTCAGGGGCTAGAAGAACCGAAACCTGTTGGGAAGACTGATGAATTGGCCGTCGTACCAGTATTCGAACCTATCGGCCCCGTTGGCCTCCCGAAAAGCCTGAATGACCTCCGGCGCCAGATCGC
This region includes:
- a CDS encoding carbamoyltransferase, which codes for MHILGISCFYHDAAAALLRDGVLVAAAEEERFSRVKHDFGYPALAAEFCMRKAGIRAGDLDYVVFYEKPFLKFERILLTVLQTYPRSLKVFREAMINWFGDKLWVKGIIHKRLGVPLEKILFVEHHLSHAASAYFVSPFEEAAVLTVDGVGEWTTTTLGRARGNELILENEQRFPHSLGLLYSAFTAYLGFEVNEGEYKVMGMAPYGQPKYVEEVWKTVQRHGEGAFSLDMDYFAFHRSTTQSFSPKLVELLGPPRRPDSKFFTRSSGYPSYYGPKPPDFESACRLNEHYADVAASIQRVTEELILDMAKELHRRTGLDRLCMAGGVALNSVANGRLLRESGFKEIYIQPAAGDGGGALGAALYVHNAVLGLPRSPVMGHAYWGEEYGPAEAAGQLREAGAQWEEIGDEEKLLERVVDRLLRGEVVGWHQGRFEWGPRALGNRSILANPAREEMKEIVNTKIKFREPFRPFAPSVLAERAGEFFELKEPERHYPARFMLLVAPVREEKRDVIPATTHVDGTGRLQTVFRETNPLYYRLIERFGAVSGIPVVLNTSFNLRGEPIVNTPANSFRTFMASEMDALVIGNFLLSKNGL
- a CDS encoding TM0106 family RecB-like putative nuclease, which produces MALTPMNKDALHLAASDIHFLYQPAECGLRVRLRHLGEPEAEPGPFEQLIFRLGERHEQAHLASFPEVLDLRQGSREERERQTLEALQGDHPVLYRPVLRAVAALGGVRVEIVGEPDFLIREDPGHLLRDAKLARRIDQEAHPEILLQLQLYGWLYEQVAGRPPVRLEIYSGNGEIVVIPYDGGKRALEVLERILALRLAKEEPYSPVGWSKCGGCGFRRRCWPRAEVLHDVALVVGVDQGLAIALREEGIRSYDDLLREFPEARLSEFKRPWGQRFHRVGKSAAGILRNAKSLASGRELVFCPLRLPHHPNFAMFDLEGLPPHLDDVEKIYLWGMQVFGERPGEFRAATGGFGEEGDREGWEGFLKLARGVFEAYGNIPFVHWASYEKTKIKIYMERFGDWEGVAQQVLHNLLDLLPIVRDSIALPLPSYSLKVVEEYVGFRRSQKENGGDWAIARYIEATETEDAVRRDALMEKILAYNREDLEATWAVLQWLRQK